One stretch of Prionailurus viverrinus isolate Anna chromosome C1, UM_Priviv_1.0, whole genome shotgun sequence DNA includes these proteins:
- the STMN1 gene encoding stathmin translates to MASSDIQVKELEKRASGQAFELILSPRSKESVPEFPLSPPKKKDLSLEEIQKKLEAAEERRKSHEAEVLKQLAEKREHEKEVLQKAIEENNNFSKMAEEKLTHKMEANKENREAQMAAKLERLREKDKHIEEVRKNKESKDPADETEAD, encoded by the exons ATGGCTTCTTCTG ATATCCAGGTGAAAGAACTGGAGAAGCGTGCCTCAGGCCAGGCTTTTGAGCTGATTCTCAGCCCTCGATCAAAAGAATCCGTCCCAGaattccccctttcccctccaaaGAAGAAGGATCTTTCCCTGGAGGAAATTCAGAAGAAATTAGAAGCCGCAGAAGAAAGACGCAAG TCCCACGAAGCCGAGGTCTTGAAGCAGCTTGCTGAGAAGCGGGAGCATGAGAAAGAAGTGCTTCAGAAAGCGATCGAGGAGAACAACAACTTCAGTAAAATGGCGGAAGAAAAGCTGACCCACAAAATGGAAGCCAACAAAGAGAACCGAGAGGCACAGATGGCTGCCAAACTGGAGCGCTTGCGGGAGAAG GACAAGCACATTGAAGAAGTACGGAAGAACAAAGAGTCCAAAGACCCTGCTGATGAAACTGAAGCCGACTAA